One stretch of Mobula birostris isolate sMobBir1 chromosome 5, sMobBir1.hap1, whole genome shotgun sequence DNA includes these proteins:
- the LOC140198181 gene encoding uncharacterized protein: MEQFPDLKELLSKLVPTALSIIGNAALAAVLYGLEYLVDKNSPCPCDPKWNATHSNLAFCVPTVVLLLISMLLVPGCRRLCKCGTCSPCPECGMCSGFLKCGMCSECLKCETCSGCPKCEECSPCRKCGSRCQENNACSGCGNTCRKICFVLNTLMQISIPSIIWAVILLLDGDYVACYYAPSVNRTHGHQKCKEFCSLETLSSLREHCFTSRKIGSILLTLTVVLLVLLKFIPRWTSCDCTEEGYYEFKYQRAVEKKRWSKVKEELGKRVAETANMEAKELISKLKLSKSEQGEQDSNQGELNSDQGEQSSN, from the exons ATGGAACAGTTTCCAGACCTAAAAGAACTCTTGTCGAAACTCGTTCCCACCGCTTTGAGCATCATCGGGAATGCAGCATTAGCAGCAGTTCTGTATGGACTAGAATATCTGGTGGATAAAAACAGCCCATGTCCCTGTGATCCGAAATGGAATGCTACCCATTCGAATCTTGCTTTTTGTGTACCCACAGTCGTCCTCCTTCTCATCAGTATGCTGCTGGTACCCGGTTGTCGGCGATTGTGTAAGTGTGGAACGTGCAGTCCATGTCCCGAGTGTGGAATGTGCAGTGGATTTCTCAAGTGTGGAATGTGCAGTGAATGTCTCAAGTGTGAAACGTGCAGTGGATGTCCCAAGTGTGAAGAGTGCAGTCCCTGTCGCAAGTGTGGTTcacggtgtcaagaaaacaatgcaTGCTCTGGTTGCGGGAACACCTGCAGAAAAATTTGTTTTGTATTGAACACACTGATGCAAATATCGATCCCATCTATCATATGGGCTGTTATTTTACTACTGGATGGGGACTATGTCGCCTGTTATTACGCCCCTTCAGTCAACCGGACGCACGGCcatcagaaatgcaaagagtTTTGCAGCCTCGAAACTTTGTCTTCTCTGCGCGAGCATTGCTTCACGTCCCGG AAAATTGGCAGCATTTTGCTGACGTTAACTGTGGTCTTACTGGTATTACTAAAGTTCATTCCGAGATGGACTTCTTGTGACTGTACTGAGGAGGGTTATTACGAGTTCAAGTATCAACGAGCGGTGGAAAAGAAGAGATGGAGCAAGGtgaaggaagagttggggaaGAGAGTGGCAGAGACTGCAAATATGGAGGCCAAAGAGCTAATTTCAAAACTGAAACTCAGCAAATCTGAGCAGGGTGAACAAGACTCTAACCAAGGTGAACTGAACTCTGACCAAGGTGAACAGAGCTCGAACTAA